One Oncorhynchus kisutch isolate 150728-3 linkage group LG11, Okis_V2, whole genome shotgun sequence genomic region harbors:
- the LOC109899043 gene encoding delta-type opioid receptor-like, which translates to MEGTPVEIFKEDKCLTALVEDCYMNATSQSGYPEGHNLTFDSDWEEDPMSPIIPIITAVYSVVFVVGLVGNCLVMYVIIRYTKMKTATNIYIFNLALADALVTTTMPFQSTDYLLNSWPFGEVVCKVFISIDYYNMFTSIFTLTMMSVDRYVAVCHPVKALDFRTPIKAKIINICIWMLSSAAGVPALLLGGTQSNNGTTECALQFPEPYVYWDTLMKVCVFVFAFVVPVLIITVCYTLMVLRLKSVRLLSGSREKDRQLRRITRLVMVVVVVFVVCWTPIHIFILVKALVSVPETTAVMAAYFFCVALGYTNSSLNPVLYAFLDENFKRCFKDFCLPKKLKGDNASGKNNRSTVRGGREAQLPLENPDGTRKPA; encoded by the exons ATGGAAGGCACCCCGGTTGAAATTTTCAAAGAAGACAAGTGCCTCACGGCGCTCGTCGAAGACTGTTATATGAATGCTACTTCGCAGTCTGGATACCCAGAAGGTCACAATCTGACTTTTGACTCTGACTGGGAAGAGGATCCCATGTCCCCAATCATCCCCATCATCACAGCTGTGTACTCCGTGGTGTTCGTGGTGGGCCTGGTGGGCAACTGCCTCGTCATGTACGTTATCATCAG GTATACAAAGATGAAGACAGCCACCAACATTTACATCTTCAACCTGGCTCTGGCTGACGCCCTGGTCACCACGACGATGCCTTTCCAGAGTACTGACTACCTGTTGAACTCGTGGCCGTTTGGCGAGGTGGTGTGTAAGGTGTTCATCTCCATCGACTACTACAACATGTTTACCAGCATCTTCACCCTGACCATGATGAGTGTGGACCGCTATGTCGCCGTCTGCCACCCGGTCAAGGCCCTGGACTTCCGGACACCGATCAAAGCCAAGATCATCAACATATGTATCTGGATGCTGTCCTCTGCAGCAGGGGTACCAGCACTGTTACTGGGTGGCACCCAGTCCAACAATG GAACCACGGAGTGTGCCTTGCAGTTCCCGGAACCGTACGTGTACTGGGACACCTTGATGaaggtctgtgtgtttgtgtttgcctTCGTGGTGCCCGTGCTCATCATCACCGTGTGTTACACCCTCATGGTGCTGCGACTCAAGAGCGTGCGTCTCCTCTCGGGCTCCCGGGAAAAGGACCGGCAGCTGCGGCGCATCACCCGCCTGGTCATGGTGGTGGTCGTGGTGTTCGTAGTGTGCTGGACGCCCATCCACATCTTCATCCTGGTCAAGGCGCTGGTGAGCGTGCCCGAGACCACCGCCGTCATGGCCGCCTACTTCTTCTGCGTGGCGCTGGGCTACACCAACAGCAGCCTCAACCCCGTCCTCTATGCCTTCCTGGATGAGAACTTCAAGAGGTGCTTCAAGGACTTCTGCCTGCCTAAAAAGCTGAAGGGGGACAATGCCTCAGGGAAGAACAACAGGAGCACcgtgaggggaggaagggaggcccAACTTCCACTGGAGAACCCAGATGGGACTAGAAAGCCGGCATGA